The region ATTTCGAACGGCGTTGGCATCGGTGGTGGGTTGGCCTTCGGCGTTTTGCGCCCATCCTTCCGGAATATCCTGCCCTTTGCGTTGCAGGATTTCGAGCTTGCCATAGGCCACGGCCGTAGAGGCAAAGTCGGCCAGGAACGTGGGCTCGGTAGCGGCCGGGATGGCTACGGCAATGGGGTTGGTTCCCAGGAGTTTATCCAGCGAAAATGTGGGCGCTACAAGCGGGGCCGCGTGGGTCATGGCCTGACCAATCATATCCTGTTCCGCTGCCAGCAGGGCATGATACCCGGCAATGCCGAAGTGGTTGGAGTTGCGTACCGCTACCCAGCCGGTGCCGGCAATCCTGGCTTTCTCAATGGCTACCTGCATGGCCCAGGGACCAACGATTAGCCCCAGGCCACGGTCGCCATCAACGACTGCCGTTGATGGGGTCTCATGAACGACGCGCATATGCGGAGTTGGGTTGATACGGCCCAGGTCGTACAGGCGGACGTAACCCGGCAGGCGAGCGACCCCGTGGGAATCGACGCCCCGCAGGTCGGCACTAACGAGAACATCAGCGGCCAGACGGGCGTCGGTTTCTGAGCAGCCAATGGCGATGAATATTTGTTCGGTAAACGTTCGGAGTTGGTTCGCGGTAATCATGCCCGCAAATTAGCCAACACTTCGCGAACGGGTTAATTTTTTCTAAAAATCGAGTCCACTATCCGATTTTTCCTGTTATTGACAACAAGTTCAATTATTCGCTTTATGAGAGTCAAATTTCGGTGGTTACTAAGTCTGGTTTTTGTTTTTATGGGGCAGTTTGTCGTCGCCCAGCCGCAGGATACGCTCACGACGGAGCAGTTGCTGCAACGAAAAGGTACTGCCTTTGCTGCCCTGATTCGCCCGTCGCGGTACCTGGCTCTCGACGTGAATCATGTGATCGGTGGCTTTCGGCGCTACCGCTTTTTTGTTGGGGATGAACTACATTTCAAATCCGGGGGCGAAAAGTACCGGGAACAATTGTACGATGTAACAGACAGTACATTCAGTGTACTGATGGCCAATCAGGTCATGAACCGGGACGAACCGGTAACCTTCCGTTTCGAGGATGTGCAGATGGTTTATCTGAACCGACGTATTCCGTTTATCACGGCCGCGGGCACACTATTCCCCATTGCCGGTGGCGTGTATCTGCTGGCCGACATTGTCAACAATCGGGGTTTTTACAGCAATACATTACCTGTTGTGGGAACATTGGTGCTGAGCGGAGTTATATTTCATATCATCAGTAATCCGCACATCCGTCTTAATAAAAACCACAAGCTTAAAGTACTTCGAACGTATTGACGAACGCAACGTACCGGTATAATCAATGCTTTTTGGCCTGGAATAAGGGGCAAACTTGTCGGTTGATAGCGACCGTTTTACGTAAAATAGTTTAATCAAAGCGGCCAGTTCTGTGTCCTTTTGTGTCAAAAGGACAGTGTTTGGTTTTCTAAAAACCGCTTTACATTTGCCTTATGCCAACCTCCATCGATACGATACAAGCAGACTGGTCTCAGCACTACGCTGCCCATACAGAAGCCTATCAATCGGGGCGTTCGTCGTTCATCATGAATTTGCTGCCCCAAACGGCGGTGCAGTTTTCCGTGTACCAAACGCTGGAAATTCTGCACAAGCGGCTGGGAAACGAAACGTTGCGACGTGCGCTCGATCCGGCAGAAACGATTGATAGCCCGGCCCGCATTTACACCGATGGTACCTGGCTGAGACGCAGCAATATGGTCGGGGTAAACGTTCGGACTCTGGGCTCGTTCTGGAAAATCATCAGTTATGTGATGACCATACCCGCCAGTCACGACAGTATTCATTTGCTGCCAATCTGGGAGCCGGGCGTGGTCGGAAGTTTGTACGGGATGGTGAGCTGGCAGATAAACCCGGAGTTTTTTGATGTCGAACTGGCCCGGTTTGTACCCGCACTCGACACCGTCGAGAAACAACTGAAAGTGGTAACCAACCTGCTCCATGCCTTAGGGCGTACCGTTGGCATGGACGTTATTCCGCACACCGATCGCTTCTCCGAAATGGTACTTACCATGCCCGCCTTGTTCGAGTGGGTGCAGCGCGATGAAAAAGGAGGTAAGCCCGATACGCTGCTCGATCATTCCAGTCTGGTATACCGGTACGCCGAGGAAGCGATCTGGCAATTTCTGAAGTGTATGGGGGCGGCCGATGGAACACCGCTGACCTTTACCAAGGACGTCTTTTTTTCGACAGACCAGCAAGGAAACGCCACTACCCTGAGCGACACGCAGCGGCAACGTATCCTGTTCGGACTTCCCAATGATTATAATGGACGTCTGAACCGGCGGCTGGCCCTGATCCGTCATCTGGTTGCCCTGGGGCTGGAGACACTACCCATGACTATGGCACCGCCTTATCGTGGCCTTCATATTGACCCCAAAGATTTTGTGGTGGATGATTTTGGTCAGATCTGGTACCAGTATGCGTTCGA is a window of Spirosoma linguale DSM 74 DNA encoding:
- a CDS encoding Malate/L-lactate dehydrogenase (PFAM: Malate/L-lactate dehydrogenase~KEGG: sat:SYN_02526 malate/L-lactate dehydrogenase), whose amino-acid sequence is MITANQLRTFTEQIFIAIGCSETDARLAADVLVSADLRGVDSHGVARLPGYVRLYDLGRINPTPHMRVVHETPSTAVVDGDRGLGLIVGPWAMQVAIEKARIAGTGWVAVRNSNHFGIAGYHALLAAEQDMIGQAMTHAAPLVAPTFSLDKLLGTNPIAVAIPAATEPTFLADFASTAVAYGKLEILQRKGQDIPEGWAQNAEGQPTTDANAVRNGGALLPLGTDREHGSHKGYGLGAIVDIFSGVLSGANYGPWVPPFATAGFMQANEGVGVGTGHFFGAMRIDAFRPADEFKTHMDTWIQRFRQAKAVEGKQVLIPGDPERTMEAERLANGIPVVEPVIKSLEELGERFGVKL